In Dermacentor variabilis isolate Ectoservices chromosome 11, ASM5094787v1, whole genome shotgun sequence, one genomic interval encodes:
- the LOC142563640 gene encoding natterin-3-like, with translation MASFFQPYEHKPVCQWVLCYGSHIPPNAVPGGEDGGETSFIGRAEHENDVIPGKVLASHSCCYVAYYGAEHKYREYQVLVSNRAPLVWVPAANGLVPNGAIQGGTRSNGEPLYIGRTYHKGTLTPGKVHPSHNCLYIPSGGYEHRYSDYEVLVCKTINF, from the exons ATGGCCAGCTTCTTCCAGC CATACGAGCACAAGCCCGTCTGCCAGTGGGTACTGTGCTACGGCAGTCACATACCACCTAACGCGGTGCCTGGCGGTGAAGACGGCGGAGAGACCTCCTTCATAGGACGGGCGGAGCACGAGAATGACGTCATCCCGGGCAAGGTCCTAGCTTCGCACAGCTGCTGCTATGTCGCATACTACGGCGCCGAGCACAAGTACAGGGAATATCAG gTACTCGTCTCCAACCGCGCCCCGTTGGTGTGGGTGCCAGCTGCCAACGGCTTGGTGCCAAACGGAGCCATCCAGGGGGGTACTCGCAGCAATGGGGAACCGCTGTACATCGGCCGCACCTACCACAAAGGCACACTGACCCCCGGCAAGGTGCACCCATCGCACAACTGCCTGTACATCCCGTCTGGTGGTTACGAGCATCGCTACAGCGACTACGAAGTTCTGGTTTGCAAGACGATCAACTTCTGA